A region from the Clavibacter sp. A6099 genome encodes:
- a CDS encoding Rv3235 family protein — MRGTVRKRFDVDDFFGRQPCSSQDLPPSGPLLENLTRCVIEILAGARELDQIARWVSDDVYRHLLKRVVLSARARRAKGQSVTRPVFTIGTVTSFSPRDGVIEAVIVVHGRARARAVAIRLEGLDRRWRATAINVL; from the coding sequence GTGCGGGGCACGGTCCGCAAGCGCTTCGACGTCGACGACTTCTTCGGGCGCCAGCCGTGCAGCAGCCAGGACCTCCCCCCGTCGGGTCCGTTGCTCGAGAACCTCACGCGGTGCGTGATCGAGATCCTCGCCGGAGCGCGCGAGCTCGACCAGATCGCCCGGTGGGTCAGCGACGACGTCTACCGCCATCTCCTCAAGCGCGTGGTCCTCAGCGCTCGCGCCCGGCGCGCGAAGGGGCAGTCGGTGACCCGGCCGGTGTTCACCATCGGCACGGTCACGTCGTTCTCCCCTCGAGACGGCGTCATCGAAGCGGTCATCGTGGTCCACGGTCGGGCACGAGCACGCGCCGTCGCCATCCGGCTCGAGGGCCTCGACCGCCGCTGGCGCGCGACGGCCATCAACGTCCTCTAG
- a CDS encoding SAF domain-containing protein, which produces MPPTPRPARPARRPVWSDPRFIFGLVMVLVSTGGVVALLRSADSSVVVMAAGSALDAGTTVHASDLVPVRVRIDGAADLYVSPDSADGLVVTRFVGAGELIPRSSLSSADARTTASVVIPTSAGADHLVAPGTVVDIWAAAAKGSGTNAYDAPRVIVSGATVAQVIRPEGFVADQDHTQVQLTVPREDVAAVLSSTDARDQMTLVPVGDAGA; this is translated from the coding sequence ATGCCTCCCACCCCTCGTCCCGCGCGCCCGGCGCGCCGTCCCGTCTGGTCGGATCCCCGCTTCATCTTCGGGCTGGTGATGGTCCTCGTGTCGACCGGCGGAGTGGTGGCGCTCCTGCGCTCCGCGGACTCCTCGGTGGTCGTCATGGCCGCGGGGTCCGCCCTCGACGCGGGGACCACCGTCCATGCCTCGGACCTGGTACCCGTGCGTGTCCGCATCGACGGTGCCGCGGACCTCTACGTCTCCCCGGACTCCGCCGACGGGCTGGTCGTCACCCGCTTCGTGGGCGCGGGCGAGCTGATCCCGCGGTCGTCGCTCTCCTCCGCGGACGCGCGCACCACCGCATCGGTCGTCATCCCCACGTCCGCGGGCGCCGACCACCTCGTAGCCCCGGGCACCGTGGTCGACATCTGGGCGGCCGCGGCCAAGGGCTCGGGCACGAACGCCTACGACGCGCCGCGCGTCATCGTCTCGGGGGCCACCGTCGCCCAGGTCATCCGGCCCGAGGGCTTCGTCGCGGACCAGGACCACACCCAGGTGCAGCTGACCGTGCCGCGTGAGGACGTGGCGGCGGTCCTCTCATCCACCGACGCACGCGACCAGATGACGCTCGTGCCCGTCGGCGATGCGGGGGCGTGA
- a CDS encoding AAA family ATPase yields MSVASLILALPPRVEDALLRDVVESGHTVLARVAGAADVIAAVRATTADPLHLVIAASATTLDRDVLTALDERGARAVAVASSEADRRNAQSLGHHEVVDEGATWREIEELLLSVRPLGASGGMAAGVRRADAVAAHLEIDPPGRVGSGDAPDRARLADAGGRRSARGPDGSADQLGGRIGADGSSRSGWGSRTHAERDRRGRSLRGRLGLIRRPRVPAPVTRDEHADDTAAGGREPVGRVIAVWGPQGAPGRTTTALAIAGEIAAAGRSAVLVDADVHGGTVAATLGLLDEAPGFAAACRLAAADSLTVEELERIAQHHPSTRAPGFSVLTGISRPDRWPELAEGRVSAVLQACRGWRDYTVVDASFNLEDDEEISSDMFAPRRNAATHAVLRGADHVVAVVSADTVGLSRFFRAYVQLLEIVDPSRVSVLVNRVRPSAGGWDAAGQVRRTLFRFGSVEAAAYVPEDRESLDAAVLAGATLRDMAPRSPALVEWSRFTRTSLLPPEDAPRRVRREAGSRRRGVDRPGEERARPA; encoded by the coding sequence GTGAGCGTGGCCTCGCTCATCCTCGCCCTCCCGCCTCGCGTGGAGGACGCGCTCCTGCGAGATGTCGTCGAATCCGGTCACACGGTCCTCGCTCGCGTCGCGGGCGCGGCGGACGTGATCGCAGCTGTCCGGGCGACCACGGCCGACCCCCTGCACCTGGTCATCGCCGCATCCGCGACGACGCTCGACCGCGACGTGCTCACGGCGCTCGACGAGCGGGGCGCGCGAGCGGTCGCGGTGGCGTCGAGCGAGGCAGACCGTCGCAATGCGCAGTCGCTCGGACACCACGAGGTCGTGGACGAAGGCGCCACCTGGCGCGAGATCGAGGAGCTGCTGCTCTCGGTGCGCCCGCTCGGGGCGTCCGGCGGGATGGCAGCCGGCGTCCGACGCGCAGACGCCGTCGCCGCGCACCTGGAGATCGACCCTCCCGGGCGCGTCGGCTCGGGTGATGCTCCCGACCGGGCCCGTCTGGCGGACGCGGGGGGCCGACGGTCGGCACGCGGTCCCGACGGCAGCGCGGATCAGCTCGGAGGGCGGATCGGAGCCGACGGCTCGTCGCGCTCCGGGTGGGGCTCGCGCACGCACGCCGAGCGGGACCGCAGAGGGCGATCGCTGCGAGGCCGTCTCGGGCTCATCAGACGCCCGCGCGTGCCGGCTCCCGTGACTCGCGACGAGCACGCGGACGACACGGCCGCGGGTGGACGGGAACCGGTCGGCCGGGTGATCGCGGTCTGGGGCCCGCAGGGGGCGCCGGGGCGCACCACGACCGCGCTGGCCATCGCGGGCGAGATCGCGGCGGCGGGTCGGTCGGCCGTGCTGGTCGATGCCGATGTGCATGGCGGCACGGTCGCTGCCACGCTCGGACTCCTGGACGAGGCGCCGGGATTCGCTGCCGCCTGTCGACTCGCGGCGGCGGACAGCCTCACCGTGGAGGAGCTGGAGCGGATCGCGCAGCACCACCCGTCCACCCGGGCACCGGGGTTCTCGGTCCTCACGGGCATCTCGCGCCCGGACAGGTGGCCGGAGCTCGCGGAGGGGCGGGTCTCCGCCGTGCTGCAGGCGTGCCGTGGCTGGCGCGACTACACCGTGGTCGACGCCTCGTTCAACCTGGAGGACGACGAGGAGATCTCGAGCGACATGTTCGCCCCGCGTCGCAATGCCGCCACGCATGCCGTGCTGCGCGGCGCGGACCACGTCGTCGCCGTCGTCTCCGCGGACACGGTCGGCCTCTCGCGCTTCTTCCGCGCGTACGTGCAGCTCCTCGAGATCGTCGACCCGTCGCGGGTCTCGGTGCTCGTCAACCGGGTCCGTCCGAGCGCCGGTGGCTGGGATGCAGCCGGCCAGGTGCGGCGCACCCTCTTCCGGTTCGGGAGCGTGGAGGCCGCGGCCTACGTCCCCGAGGATCGGGAGTCGCTCGACGCCGCGGTGCTCGCCGGCGCCACGCTCCGCGACATGGCGCCGCGGTCGCCGGCGCTCGTCGAGTGGTCGCGGTTCACCCGCACCTCGCTCCTCCCTCCCGAGGACGCGCCACGGCGGGTGCGTCGAGAGGCCGGCTCGAGGCGTCGAGGGGTCGATCGTCCGGGGGAGGAGCGGGCCCGGCCCGCATAG
- a CDS encoding sensor histidine kinase: protein MSTLSDLVHAQGLSSDADVEWLHLLVGDWQLLADLAFADIVLWVPTVSGSFVAVAHARPSSSATLFYRDFVGQPIKAEWRKQVTDAHETARIIDSSAPDWYEETPTRVRAVPVLRRLAQGSPEVTDTPIAVITRHTNLSETRTPSRQELTFNECANDLFAMIADGDFPDLGSPTGPRRGAPRASDGLLRLDVDGITTFASPNALSAFNRMGFSEELEGESLADATSSLLTGKRLTVDESLPLIVAGRAPWRTDIESRGVTVSLRAIPIRSHGERVGAVVLCRDVTELRHQERELITKDATIREIHHRVKNNLQTVASLLRIQARRSHTEEAREALGHAQRRVGAIAVVHDTLSEGLNQNVDFDAVFDRVLLLIAEVASAHNTRVHPKIVGSFGVLPSAYATPLALALTELVTNAVEHGLAGRSGEVTIEAARTEETLTVSVRDDGVGLPEGKVGTGLGTQIVRTLIQGELGGTIDWHTLMGSGTEVTIEVPLRWLSPVTAS, encoded by the coding sequence GTGTCCACGCTCAGCGATCTCGTGCATGCCCAGGGTCTGTCCTCCGACGCGGACGTCGAGTGGCTGCACCTCCTCGTCGGCGACTGGCAGCTCCTCGCGGACCTGGCGTTCGCGGACATCGTCCTGTGGGTCCCCACCGTGAGCGGAAGCTTCGTCGCTGTCGCGCACGCCCGGCCGTCGAGCTCGGCCACGCTGTTCTACCGAGACTTCGTCGGGCAGCCCATCAAGGCGGAGTGGCGCAAGCAGGTCACCGACGCGCACGAGACCGCCCGCATCATCGACTCGTCCGCGCCGGACTGGTACGAGGAGACGCCGACCCGCGTGCGGGCCGTGCCGGTGCTGCGTCGCCTGGCCCAGGGCAGCCCCGAGGTCACGGACACCCCCATCGCCGTGATCACGCGCCACACGAACCTCAGCGAGACGCGGACTCCGAGCCGCCAGGAGCTGACGTTCAACGAGTGCGCCAACGACCTCTTCGCGATGATCGCCGATGGCGACTTCCCTGACCTCGGCTCGCCGACGGGTCCCCGGCGCGGGGCGCCTCGGGCGTCCGACGGCCTGCTGCGCCTCGACGTGGACGGCATCACGACCTTCGCGAGCCCCAACGCCCTCAGCGCGTTCAACCGCATGGGCTTCTCCGAGGAGCTGGAGGGGGAGTCGCTCGCGGACGCCACGTCCAGCCTCCTCACCGGCAAGCGGCTGACCGTCGACGAGTCGCTTCCTCTGATCGTCGCCGGTCGGGCGCCGTGGCGGACCGACATCGAGTCGCGCGGCGTCACCGTGTCGCTCCGTGCGATCCCGATCCGCAGCCACGGCGAGCGGGTGGGCGCCGTCGTCCTCTGCCGCGACGTGACGGAGCTGCGCCACCAGGAGCGCGAGCTGATCACCAAGGACGCGACGATCCGCGAGATCCACCACCGGGTGAAGAACAACCTGCAGACGGTCGCGAGCCTGCTGCGGATCCAGGCCCGCCGGTCGCACACGGAGGAGGCGCGCGAGGCTCTGGGACATGCGCAGCGCCGGGTGGGCGCCATCGCCGTGGTGCACGACACGCTCAGCGAGGGGCTGAACCAGAACGTCGACTTCGACGCGGTGTTCGACCGCGTCCTGCTGCTCATCGCCGAGGTCGCCTCAGCGCACAACACGCGGGTGCATCCGAAGATCGTGGGCAGCTTCGGCGTTCTGCCGAGCGCGTACGCGACGCCGCTCGCCCTCGCGCTCACCGAGCTCGTGACCAACGCGGTCGAGCACGGCCTGGCCGGGCGCTCGGGCGAGGTGACCATCGAGGCAGCGCGCACCGAGGAGACGCTCACGGTCAGCGTCCGCGACGACGGCGTGGGGCTGCCCGAGGGCAAGGTCGGGACGGGGCTCGGGACGCAGATCGTGCGGACGCTCATCCAGGGCGAGCTGGGCGGAACGATCGACTGGCACACGCTCATGGGCAGCGGCACCGAGGTGACCATCGAGGTGCCGTTGCGCTGGCTCTCGCCCGTCACGGCGTCCTGA
- a CDS encoding WhiB family transcriptional regulator, with protein MDWRDKAACLTVDPELFFPVGNTGPAVDQIDKAKAVCGRCSVTEMCLQYALETGQDSGVWGGLSEDERRALKRRAARARRAS; from the coding sequence ATGGACTGGCGTGACAAGGCAGCCTGCCTGACTGTGGACCCCGAGCTGTTCTTCCCCGTGGGGAACACCGGACCCGCCGTCGACCAGATCGACAAGGCCAAGGCCGTGTGCGGCCGCTGCTCCGTCACCGAGATGTGCCTGCAGTACGCCCTCGAGACCGGCCAGGACTCGGGCGTCTGGGGTGGCCTCAGCGAGGACGAGCGTCGCGCCCTCAAGCGCCGCGCCGCGCGCGCCCGCCGCGCCAGCTGA
- the bcp gene encoding thioredoxin-dependent thiol peroxidase has protein sequence MTETARLEKGQPAPDFTLPDQDGTPVTLSDLRGQDVIVYFYPAAGTPGCTTQACDFRDSMDSLQGAGYRVLGISKDPQEDLARFREEQGLGFTLLSDPDLEVHRAYAAYGEKSLYGKKVTGVIRSTVVVDGEGRVALPLYNVKATGHVASLRKKLGVDA, from the coding sequence ATGACCGAGACCGCCCGCCTCGAGAAGGGGCAGCCCGCCCCCGACTTCACCCTCCCCGACCAGGACGGCACGCCCGTCACCCTCTCGGACCTCCGCGGCCAGGACGTCATCGTGTACTTCTATCCCGCGGCGGGGACCCCCGGGTGCACCACGCAAGCATGCGACTTCCGCGACAGCATGGACTCCCTCCAGGGTGCCGGCTACCGCGTCCTAGGCATCTCCAAGGACCCCCAGGAGGACCTCGCCCGGTTCCGCGAGGAGCAGGGCCTCGGCTTCACCCTCCTGTCGGACCCCGACCTCGAGGTCCACCGCGCCTACGCCGCGTACGGCGAGAAGTCGTTGTACGGCAAGAAGGTCACCGGCGTGATCCGCTCCACGGTCGTCGTGGACGGCGAGGGACGCGTCGCCCTCCCGCTCTACAACGTCAAGGCGACGGGGCACGTCGCGTCGCTGCGGAAGAAGCTCGGCGTCGACGCCTGA
- a CDS encoding CarD family transcriptional regulator, with amino-acid sequence MIFEVGETVVYPHHGAATITAVKTRTIKGVDKKYITLQIHQSELVIDVPVDNAELVGLRDVIDSSGVEAVFDVLRGDVEEEAGNWSRRFKANTEKMGSGDVRRVSEVVRDLWRRDQDSGVSAGEKRMLAKARQILVSELALAQKSTDEEASVVLDGVLAQSISA; translated from the coding sequence ATGATTTTCGAAGTAGGGGAGACCGTCGTGTACCCCCACCACGGCGCCGCCACGATCACCGCGGTCAAGACCCGCACCATCAAGGGGGTTGACAAGAAGTACATCACCCTCCAGATCCACCAGAGCGAGCTGGTCATCGACGTGCCCGTCGACAACGCCGAGCTCGTCGGGCTGCGCGACGTCATCGACAGCTCCGGCGTGGAGGCCGTGTTCGACGTGCTCCGCGGCGACGTCGAGGAGGAGGCCGGCAACTGGTCGCGTCGCTTCAAGGCCAACACCGAGAAGATGGGCTCCGGCGACGTGCGCCGTGTCAGCGAGGTCGTCCGCGACCTGTGGCGCCGCGACCAGGACTCCGGCGTCTCGGCCGGCGAGAAGCGCATGCTCGCTAAGGCCCGCCAGATCCTCGTCTCGGAGCTCGCGCTCGCGCAGAAGTCCACCGACGAGGAGGCGTCCGTCGTCCTCGACGGCGTCCTGGCGCAGAGCATCTCCGCCTGA
- a CDS encoding HNH endonuclease family protein, protein MPVRLLQDRRQAVRALLATAAAVIVLAAVVVGVREAAFGPDSGVGHLSAEVPDGAVVRALVGAGLVRDGRIDVAAARGMADAVRADGRERHPRYDRDAFGPAWADTDGNGCDQRDDVLVRDLARVAFAPSDPGCTVVAGHLDDVYTGHGIDFARGPRTSAAVQIDHLVPLSWAWQHGAWSWSDERRERLATDFDELQAVDGPTNQDKSDQGPGTWLPPDAAYRCLYVTRFAFVVSRYGMSIDDADRDAIDRVLGACS, encoded by the coding sequence ATGCCCGTCCGGCTCCTGCAGGACAGACGACAGGCGGTGCGCGCGCTCCTCGCCACCGCGGCCGCCGTCATCGTGCTCGCCGCTGTGGTCGTGGGGGTGCGCGAGGCGGCCTTCGGACCTGACTCGGGAGTCGGGCATCTCAGCGCGGAGGTCCCTGACGGCGCCGTGGTGCGCGCGCTCGTCGGCGCAGGGCTCGTGCGGGACGGTCGCATCGACGTGGCGGCCGCGCGAGGGATGGCCGACGCCGTCCGCGCGGACGGGCGCGAGCGGCACCCGCGCTACGACCGCGACGCCTTCGGCCCGGCCTGGGCGGACACCGACGGGAACGGCTGCGACCAGCGCGACGACGTGCTCGTCCGGGATCTCGCCCGCGTGGCCTTCGCGCCGTCCGACCCGGGCTGCACGGTGGTCGCAGGGCACCTCGACGACGTGTACACGGGGCACGGGATCGACTTCGCGCGCGGTCCGCGCACGAGCGCGGCCGTGCAGATCGACCACCTCGTGCCGCTGTCCTGGGCGTGGCAGCACGGGGCGTGGTCGTGGTCCGACGAGCGACGCGAGCGCCTGGCGACGGACTTCGACGAGCTGCAGGCGGTGGACGGCCCCACCAACCAGGACAAGTCGGACCAGGGGCCGGGGACGTGGCTGCCGCCGGACGCGGCCTACCGGTGCCTGTACGTCACCCGCTTCGCCTTCGTCGTGAGCAGGTACGGCATGTCGATCGACGACGCGGACCGGGACGCCATCGACCGCGTCCTCGGTGCCTGCTCGTGA
- a CDS encoding DUF3572 family protein, translated as MWSKQSGDATGAISPVPAHPHAHPVRGAWLVRVGDGPALGWVLRHRDDLAAPFSYEVYACGLGADGLRVWVQRRDSLNAAVAWVMQHDAELLAFGRRLGADPGQPATGSDEDAAAPGQGDDGVGSG; from the coding sequence ATGTGGAGCAAGCAGAGCGGCGATGCCACCGGCGCGATCAGCCCGGTGCCTGCGCATCCGCACGCCCACCCCGTGCGCGGTGCCTGGCTCGTCCGCGTCGGCGACGGGCCGGCCCTCGGCTGGGTGCTGCGCCACCGGGACGACCTCGCCGCGCCGTTCTCCTACGAGGTCTACGCGTGCGGTCTCGGCGCCGACGGGCTGCGGGTGTGGGTCCAGCGGCGGGACAGCCTGAACGCCGCGGTCGCGTGGGTCATGCAGCACGACGCCGAGCTGCTGGCCTTCGGGCGGCGGCTGGGGGCGGATCCGGGGCAACCCGCCACCGGGTCGGACGAGGACGCCGCCGCCCCCGGGCAGGGGGACGACGGCGTCGGGTCGGGCTGA
- a CDS encoding amino acid permease — protein MTRSESDRSTVTPDPDFVAQDFSHEQEGYQHGLKPRQLQMIAIGGAIGTGLFLGAGGRLASAGPALAIVFLICGVFAFFILRALGELVLHRPSSGSFISYAREFYGEKFAYAAGWMYFLNWATTAIVDVTAVALYMHYWSAFTAAPQWLLALIALAIVLALNLVAVKVFGEMEFWFALVKVAALVVFLIVGIVWLAWSFPVTVGGAEVQTGWTVLQQNGGVFPQGLVPVVLVVQGVVFAYAAIELVGTASGETQDVEKVIPRAINSVVFRIAIFYVGSIVLLSLLLPYTAYSADQSPFVTFFSSLGSPEVGAIAGSVMNFVVLTAAMSSLNAGLYSTGRVLHSMGMNGSAPKFTTVMSKGGVPFGGILLTGSITLLGVALNAVVPDQAFEIVLNVAALGIVAGWATIILCQMRLRTWAKQGKAKEPTFRLPGAPVTSWLTLAFLVSVLVLMAIDWPIGTLTVASLVIIIPLLVVGWYLQRDRILEIARVREGVTGPFPVTGRDAADQRKR, from the coding sequence ATGACACGAAGCGAGAGCGACCGCAGCACCGTCACGCCCGATCCGGATTTCGTGGCGCAGGACTTCAGCCACGAGCAGGAGGGCTACCAGCACGGGTTGAAACCCCGTCAGCTCCAGATGATCGCCATCGGCGGCGCGATCGGCACCGGGCTCTTCCTCGGAGCCGGCGGCCGGCTGGCCTCCGCGGGCCCCGCCCTCGCGATCGTCTTCCTCATCTGCGGCGTCTTCGCCTTCTTCATCCTCCGCGCCCTCGGCGAGCTGGTGCTGCACCGCCCGAGCTCCGGGTCCTTCATCTCCTACGCCCGCGAGTTCTACGGCGAGAAGTTCGCCTACGCGGCCGGCTGGATGTATTTCCTCAACTGGGCGACCACCGCCATCGTCGACGTGACGGCCGTGGCGCTCTACATGCACTACTGGTCGGCGTTCACCGCGGCCCCGCAGTGGCTGCTCGCCCTCATCGCCCTCGCCATCGTCCTGGCTCTCAACCTCGTCGCCGTCAAGGTCTTCGGCGAGATGGAGTTCTGGTTCGCGCTGGTCAAGGTCGCCGCGCTCGTGGTCTTCCTCATCGTCGGCATCGTCTGGCTCGCCTGGAGCTTCCCCGTCACCGTGGGCGGCGCCGAGGTGCAGACCGGGTGGACCGTCCTCCAGCAGAACGGCGGCGTCTTCCCCCAGGGCCTCGTCCCCGTGGTCCTCGTCGTGCAGGGCGTCGTCTTCGCCTACGCAGCCATCGAGCTCGTCGGCACCGCCAGCGGTGAGACGCAGGACGTGGAGAAGGTCATCCCCCGCGCCATCAACTCGGTGGTCTTCCGCATCGCGATCTTCTACGTCGGGTCCATCGTGCTGCTCTCGCTCCTGCTCCCCTACACGGCGTACAGCGCCGACCAGAGCCCGTTCGTCACGTTCTTCTCCAGCCTCGGGTCGCCCGAGGTGGGTGCCATCGCCGGTTCCGTCATGAACTTCGTCGTGCTCACGGCCGCCATGTCGAGCCTCAACGCGGGCCTCTACAGCACGGGCCGCGTGCTCCACTCGATGGGCATGAACGGGTCCGCGCCGAAGTTCACGACGGTCATGTCGAAGGGCGGGGTGCCGTTCGGCGGGATCCTCCTCACCGGGTCCATCACGCTCCTCGGCGTCGCCCTCAACGCGGTCGTGCCCGACCAGGCATTCGAGATCGTGCTCAACGTCGCGGCGCTCGGAATCGTGGCCGGCTGGGCGACCATCATCCTGTGCCAGATGCGGCTGCGCACCTGGGCCAAGCAGGGCAAGGCGAAGGAGCCCACCTTCCGCCTGCCGGGGGCGCCCGTCACCTCGTGGCTCACGCTCGCGTTCCTCGTCAGCGTGCTCGTGCTGATGGCGATCGACTGGCCGATCGGCACCCTCACGGTCGCGTCGCTGGTGATCATCATCCCGCTGCTGGTCGTGGGCTGGTACCTGCAGCGCGACCGGATCCTCGAGATCGCGCGCGTGCGCGAGGGCGTCACGGGCCCGTTCCCCGTGACCGGGCGCGACGCGGCCGACCAGCGGAAGCGCTGA